The Phycisphaeraceae bacterium region CACGAATACTCCCGCCTCACCTTCCTCAAGGACGATCTCGTCGAAGACCTCTCCTACGTCGGCTGGCTCGTCGGACGCGACCCCGACACCGCACTCCTCCACCGCGTGCTCGATGAACTCCTCCGCGTCCGCCGCGCCGACTCCCGAGGCCTGCCCGCGTCAGATCACGATTCCATCGCAGCATAATCGGGCACAAATCACAGACTCACCCGAAATCGCTCATCCCGCCACATCGATCGAAGAACCTCGCGCGTTGTCCGCCGCAAGCCTCCCATGCGGGTCATACGCCGGATGTTCCTGCCGATCCTCTTGCGCTTCTTCCTGCGTCTCGTCCTTCAGATTCCGCACCGCTTCCGCGTGCTCGACCTCGACCACATCCTGCGCCTCGGCAGCCGGGGGTTTGGACTTCTCCTTCCGCTCGGCCTCACGCGACTTGTCGGCTTGCACCACACGACCCGCATGATGCGAGCCCGCCATCGACCCCGCCAGATTGGAGATCGCGTCGCCCATACTTCAAATATCGGTTACAACACGCGATCGACAAGGACCGAGAACAGACGCGCCAAACCAATCAACGTTATCGGTCTTCGCCCGCCTCACGCACCGATGATGTTCACGCCGCAATCGACGTAGATCGTCTCGCCCGTCACGCCCCTGGACAAATCCGACGCCAGCCACACCGCCGTGCCCCCGACATCCTCACCCTCGACGTTCCGCCGCAGTGGCGATCGTTCAAGGTTGCGCGCCGCCATCGTGTCCGTTCCGCCCACAGCACTGCTGGCCAGAGTCCTCAGATAGCCTCCCGAGATCACATTCACACGGATATTCTGTGCGCCAAGTTCCGACGCAAGATACCGGCTGGTACATTCAAGCGCAGCCTTGGCAACCCCCATCACGTTGTACCCCGGCACGACCTTCTCCGCGCCGTAGTAACTCATCGACATGATCGACCCGCCCCCGCCCGCAGCCATCAGTTCGCGCGAACGATGCGCCATCGCCGCCAGCGTGAATGCACTCACATCAATCGCACCCAGATACGCCTCGCGAGGGGTGCTCGCAAACTTGCCCGGCAAAAGCCAGTCCCGATCCGCGAACGCGATCGAGTGCACCAGAAAATCCAGCCGCCGATGATCCTTCTGATACTTCGCAAACACCTCGTCAAGGTCGGCATCGCTCGATGCATCCAGCGGCGCCAGCCAAGGGTCGCTCACCCCAAGCTGCTCAACCGCCCGCCCCGTCCGTCGCTCGTTCTTCTCGCCCGGCAGATGCGTGAACGCGCATCGCGCGCCGTGTTCAGTCATCGCCTTGGCAATGTGCCACGCATACGAACGATCATTCGCGATCCCGACGATCAGACCCGTCTTCCCAGCAAGCAGCCCCATCGTGCCTCCAGTTCAATCCAAGAGCCCCGCGCCTCAGTGCGCCGTACGCACGCCGAGCATCGGCGAAAGTTCCGAAACGGCCGCCGCCAGTGACTCCTTGTCTTTGGCCTCAGCATTCAGCCTCAGCAGCGGCTCCGTGTTGCTCTTGCGCACATTGCACCACCAACCCTCGCTCTCGAAGCAGTCAATCGTCACGCCATCGAGTTCGTCGATCTCGCCACGATCGCCGAAGTGATCCTGCAGCATCTCGAGCGCCGCGTCCTTCTCCTCGATCTCAAAGTTGATCTCGCCCGACTGCACATATCGCGCAATCGGTGCAATCAACTTGCTCATCGGCTTGCTCGTTTCCGACAGCGCCGAGAGCACCACCGCCATCGCGATGGCGCCCGAATCCGCATTGAAGTTCCGCGAAAAGTAGAAGTGCCCCGACAGTTCCCCGCCGAACACCGCCTTGTGTTCTCCCATCAGCGCCTTCATGAACACATGCCCCACGCGCCCGCGCACAGGCTTACCCCCCGCAGCCGCAATCTCCTCGGGAAGTGCGCGCGTCGAACGCAGGTCATACACGATCGCCGATCCCGGCTTCTGCTTCAGGAATCGCTTGGCCAGCAGCGCCGTCAGATGATCGCACCCGACGATTCCGCCCTTTTCATCGACCACCACGCACCGATCCGCGTCGCCATCGAAGCAGATCCCCAGATCCGCCTTGTGCTTGAGCACGCCCGCCTGCAACTGCGCCAGATTCGACGCCACCAGCGGGTTCGGCTCATGCACAAACTCGCCCTTGCTGTTGTCGAAGTTCAACTCCACAATCGAAAGCCCAGGTGTGTCCTTCCCATTGCGCCCGAAGATCCGAGGCACCATCGTCCCCGCCATGCCATTGCTCGCATCAATCACCACCTTGAGCGGCCGATTTCCCAGTTCCAAAAACGACCGCACATGACGCGAATACGCATCCCATAGATCTCGCTGCTCAACCGATGTCTCAGGCTTGATCGCAAGCCCTCGATCCACCATCGCCGCGTGCTTGCGCACCTCCGCCAGCCCCGTCGCCTCGCCCACAGGCTTGGCCTTGCGCTTCGACACCTTGAACCCGTTGTACTGCGGCGGATTGTGACTCGCCGTCACCATCACACCACCAGCACAATCGAGATAGTTCACCGCAAAGTACACCATCGGCGTATCCACCAGCCCGATGTCGATCACGCTCGCCCCATACGCCCTGATCCCCGCGATCAACTGCTCCGAAATCTTCGGACTGCTCGTCCGCATGTCGCGCCCCACCACCAGATTCCGCATCATCGGCGTCGTATCGCCCGCAGCCGCCGCATCCTCAAGCAGAAACCGCGCACACCCGAACCCGATCTGCCACGCCATCTGGTCGTTGAGCAGATCCGGATATGTGCCGCGAATGTCATACGCCTTGAAAATCCGTCCAAGCATGAACACCCCATTTCAAGTGGTCCGGGACTGGTTCCCCCGAAGAACACGGATCGTAGCGTCAGATCACAAAAAGTCAGCCCCAAGTGCCCTTTGAGCCACCTTCGGATCATTTTCTTCCGGGCTTCTCAAGCCCCCGAATCAGGGCATTTCTCTAAACAACGCCGCACAGGCAGTCAATCCCAGCAGCCTCGTCGTCCCCCCGATCGGACCGATCTGCCCCGTCGTCATCGCCCCCGCCACTGGCACCGGGCCTTCGTGCGACGAAATCTCGTAGCCCGCACGCGCCACCGCCTCGCCCGCGGGCAATTGGTCGAACGCCCGCGCAATCCCCACCGCATCCGACCATTGCTCGTCGAACATCGTCCGCCCGCGCGCCAGATCCGTCAGCAGCAGCACCCCCGCAGGTCGATCGTGCAACTTCTCCACGTCCAGCAACAGATCCAGATCCGCCCGCGCCACCGTCGGATCGCGCAGATGCAACTGCACAGTCCGACCCGTCGGAATCGAGTTCTCAAGCGCGATGTACCCCGCCTGCTCATCACCCCCGATGATCCGGCTCACCACAAAATCACCACGCCCGAAACGCTCCCGATACTCATCAACCGCCACGCCCAGATACAGCCCGCCCGCCAGCAGAGGCCGATCTCCGGGCGCAAACTTCTGCGCCAGTTCCCTCAGCACCCCGATGGCAGGTCTGCCCGCCATTTCCATCACCAGATTGTTCCGCGAAGCCGTCACCACCACCGGGTGCCCGACCGCCTTGCACCCTTGTGCC contains the following coding sequences:
- a CDS encoding enoyl-ACP reductase, translating into MGLLAGKTGLIVGIANDRSYAWHIAKAMTEHGARCAFTHLPGEKNERRTGRAVEQLGVSDPWLAPLDASSDADLDEVFAKYQKDHRRLDFLVHSIAFADRDWLLPGKFASTPREAYLGAIDVSAFTLAAMAHRSRELMAAGGGGSIMSMSYYGAEKVVPGYNVMGVAKAALECTSRYLASELGAQNIRVNVISGGYLRTLASSAVGGTDTMAARNLERSPLRRNVEGEDVGGTAVWLASDLSRGVTGETIYVDCGVNIIGA
- a CDS encoding phosphomannomutase/phosphoglucomutase, whose protein sequence is MLGRIFKAYDIRGTYPDLLNDQMAWQIGFGCARFLLEDAAAAGDTTPMMRNLVVGRDMRTSSPKISEQLIAGIRAYGASVIDIGLVDTPMVYFAVNYLDCAGGVMVTASHNPPQYNGFKVSKRKAKPVGEATGLAEVRKHAAMVDRGLAIKPETSVEQRDLWDAYSRHVRSFLELGNRPLKVVIDASNGMAGTMVPRIFGRNGKDTPGLSIVELNFDNSKGEFVHEPNPLVASNLAQLQAGVLKHKADLGICFDGDADRCVVVDEKGGIVGCDHLTALLAKRFLKQKPGSAIVYDLRSTRALPEEIAAAGGKPVRGRVGHVFMKALMGEHKAVFGGELSGHFYFSRNFNADSGAIAMAVVLSALSETSKPMSKLIAPIARYVQSGEINFEIEEKDAALEMLQDHFGDRGEIDELDGVTIDCFESEGWWCNVRKSNTEPLLRLNAEAKDKESLAAAVSELSPMLGVRTAH
- a CDS encoding FIST C-terminal domain-containing protein, coding for MSGTARGHIALGCGLSGHHDASLACAHVLEQIEGQLDGRRGAAAFVFFSGFKPDAAAKIGETLARGLGTDVLAGMSAAGVVGGRAVFERRAGVAALVLAGDGIRGTVFGVDADAMPTSQGAAYDADLAHVVGIGDEHRASFVFVDAGSMPTGELLPALGRAAGGRPILGGTAMRPESPDAETILIHGGRVQRGGMVGISLAGAVEVRTLVAQGCKAVGHPVVVTASRNNLVMEMAGRPAIGVLRELAQKFAPGDRPLLAGGLYLGVAVDEYRERFGRGDFVVSRIIGGDEQAGYIALENSIPTGRTVQLHLRDPTVARADLDLLLDVEKLHDRPAGVLLLTDLARGRTMFDEQWSDAVGIARAFDQLPAGEAVARAGYEISSHEGPVPVAGAMTTGQIGPIGGTTRLLGLTACAALFREMP